Proteins found in one Synechococcus sp. LA31 genomic segment:
- the trpD gene encoding anthranilate phosphoribosyltransferase, with translation MAAAPSWPALLEQLLQGRSLQNEQATALMQAWLAEELEPVLTGALLAALRAKGVNGEELAGMAHVLRQACPLPGPRPALRLVDTCGTGGDGANTFNISTAVAFVAAACGAHVAKHGNRSASGKVGSADVLEAAGLNLKAPAAQVVAALEPTGVSFLFAPAWHPALVGLAPLRRALGVRTVFNLLGPLVNPLRPDAQVLGVGAADLLDPMADALVRLGLQRAVVVHGHGGLDEASLSGPSQLRLIEGGQVRSETLIPEAVGLAAAPMQALVGGDLADNQAILEAVLQGRATVPQRHVVALNTALVLWASGLAESVQVAVPRALEAMGSGAAWQRFEQLRSALDVTAS, from the coding sequence ATGGCTGCAGCCCCGTCCTGGCCCGCCCTGCTGGAGCAGTTGCTGCAGGGACGATCCCTCCAGAACGAGCAGGCCACTGCTCTGATGCAGGCCTGGCTGGCTGAAGAGTTGGAGCCGGTGCTGACGGGAGCCCTACTGGCGGCCTTGCGGGCCAAGGGCGTGAACGGTGAGGAATTGGCTGGCATGGCCCATGTGCTTCGCCAGGCCTGCCCGCTGCCCGGCCCCAGGCCGGCTCTGCGCCTGGTGGATACCTGTGGCACCGGCGGCGATGGTGCCAACACCTTCAACATCTCTACAGCTGTGGCATTTGTGGCTGCCGCCTGCGGCGCCCATGTGGCCAAGCACGGAAACCGCAGCGCCAGCGGCAAGGTGGGCTCGGCTGATGTGCTCGAAGCGGCCGGCCTCAACCTCAAAGCGCCTGCGGCCCAAGTGGTGGCTGCGCTGGAGCCGACTGGTGTCAGCTTTTTGTTTGCGCCGGCCTGGCATCCAGCTCTGGTGGGCCTCGCACCTTTGCGCCGTGCCCTCGGCGTGCGCACTGTGTTCAACCTGTTGGGCCCCTTGGTGAATCCTCTCCGACCCGATGCGCAGGTGCTGGGGGTAGGGGCGGCTGATCTTCTCGATCCGATGGCTGATGCCCTTGTTCGCCTCGGATTGCAGCGCGCCGTGGTGGTGCATGGCCATGGGGGCTTGGATGAAGCTTCCCTGTCGGGCCCGAGCCAACTGCGGTTGATCGAAGGGGGGCAGGTGCGCTCCGAAACGTTGATCCCTGAGGCGGTAGGCCTCGCGGCGGCACCGATGCAAGCGCTGGTGGGCGGCGACCTCGCCGACAACCAAGCGATCCTTGAGGCGGTGCTACAGGGTCGTGCCACCGTCCCCCAGCGGCATGTGGTGGCCCTCAACACCGCGCTGGTGCTCTGGGCTTCGGGTCTAGCGGAATCCGTGCAGGTTGCTGTGCCGAGAGCGCTGGAGGCCATGGGCAGCGGAGCGGCCTGGCAGCGGTTTGAGCAACTGCGTTCGGCCTTGGATGTGACAGCCAGCTGA
- the rlmB gene encoding 23S rRNA (guanosine(2251)-2'-O)-methyltransferase RlmB, with product MSPRFDRRRDQGQGSGPAGSRPGRPGRPDSRGGSRRPFAPRGEWRPDRTAGGERSERADRPSFSRRPERGDRPRPERYGERSRPERRFDTPRYGGDETVRSDRPPSDRPRFDRPRFDSPRGSGSRSGSERRPGRPNGQGRPTGRPNGRSSFQDRRFDRRPLSGDRDQAPPSRPLIVDAPSGESDRFNAGPADDLIWGRHAAQAALESDRPIHRIWCTPEMRFQPRFMQLLREAKAGGVLVEEVTWSRLGQLTDGAVHQGIVLQAAAADTLDLGSLIDGCRSLGEPPLLMALDGITDPHNLGAIVRSAEALGAHGLVLPQRRSAGLTGSVAKVAAGALEHLPVARVVNLNRSLETLKEEGYRVVGLAGEAGVALSEADLDGPLVIVTGSEGSGLSMLTRKHCDQLVRIPLRGATPSLNASVATAMVLYEVARRGWMKQITGSAPAPRIVRPQIASAPIAAPEAVNPVPEPETEANPVPNPEQEQQPELEPMLQLHQEAPAFTAEQSAAAQQLVDEVVLSLAPKGPESFSGDIKL from the coding sequence ATGAGCCCCCGTTTTGATCGCCGCAGGGACCAGGGCCAGGGCTCGGGGCCGGCGGGATCGCGCCCCGGTCGCCCTGGTCGACCCGATTCACGCGGCGGCTCCCGTCGTCCATTTGCCCCTCGCGGCGAATGGCGGCCCGACCGTACGGCAGGTGGTGAGCGCAGCGAGCGTGCCGATCGTCCCTCCTTCAGCCGGCGGCCGGAGCGTGGAGATCGCCCTCGCCCGGAGCGTTACGGCGAGCGCTCCCGCCCCGAACGCCGTTTCGATACACCCCGCTACGGCGGTGATGAGACAGTCCGCTCGGATCGTCCTCCCTCGGATCGTCCCCGCTTCGATCGTCCTCGCTTTGATAGCCCCCGCGGCAGTGGTAGCCGCAGCGGTAGTGAGCGGCGTCCGGGCCGTCCTAATGGCCAGGGCCGTCCCACTGGCCGCCCCAATGGCCGGTCCTCCTTCCAGGACCGCCGCTTTGATCGCCGCCCCCTGAGCGGTGATCGCGATCAGGCCCCGCCCAGCCGGCCGCTGATCGTTGACGCCCCCAGTGGCGAATCAGACCGCTTCAACGCTGGCCCTGCTGATGATCTGATCTGGGGGCGCCATGCCGCTCAGGCTGCCTTGGAGAGCGATCGGCCCATCCATCGGATCTGGTGCACGCCCGAGATGCGCTTCCAGCCCCGCTTCATGCAGCTGCTGCGCGAAGCCAAGGCCGGCGGCGTTTTGGTGGAAGAAGTCACCTGGTCGCGTCTCGGCCAGCTCACCGATGGTGCGGTGCACCAGGGCATCGTGCTTCAGGCCGCCGCAGCCGATACGCTCGACCTCGGCAGCCTGATCGACGGCTGCCGCAGCCTCGGCGAACCGCCGCTGCTGATGGCCCTCGATGGCATCACCGATCCCCATAACCTCGGCGCCATCGTGCGCAGTGCGGAAGCCCTCGGTGCACACGGTTTGGTCTTGCCGCAGCGCCGTAGTGCCGGGCTAACCGGTTCGGTGGCCAAGGTGGCCGCCGGAGCCCTTGAACATCTGCCTGTGGCCCGGGTGGTGAACCTCAATCGCTCCCTGGAAACCTTGAAGGAGGAGGGGTACCGCGTGGTCGGCCTGGCTGGTGAGGCCGGCGTGGCTCTGAGCGAGGCCGATCTAGACGGCCCGCTGGTGATTGTCACCGGCTCCGAAGGCTCCGGCCTCTCGATGCTCACCCGCAAACATTGCGATCAGCTCGTGCGCATTCCCCTGCGCGGTGCCACCCCCAGCCTCAATGCCTCTGTAGCTACCGCGATGGTGCTCTACGAGGTGGCCCGTCGCGGCTGGATGAAGCAGATCACCGGCTCAGCTCCCGCCCCACGCATCGTGCGGCCCCAGATCGCTTCAGCGCCGATTGCCGCACCGGAGGCTGTCAACCCGGTACCGGAACCGGAAACAGAAGCGAATCCGGTACCCAACCCGGAACAAGAACAGCAACCTGAGCTTGAGCCCATGCTCCAGCTTCATCAGGAGGCACCAGCCTTCACCGCTGAGCAGAGCGCAGCGGCCCAGCAGCTGGTGGATGAGGTGGTGCTCAGCCTGGCCCCCAAGGGTCCGGAGAGCTTCTCGGGCGACATCAAGCTCTGA
- a CDS encoding STAS domain-containing protein, giving the protein MTVSLRGGYQQQDGCLLFSFTGQLDAYSEKQFLAFITDHLTSTPQPLVVDLSKIDFIDSSGLGALVHMAKLCNDQAMQFVVVGNARVVQTVKLVRLEQFLHLQPDLDTALGAIAA; this is encoded by the coding sequence TTGACCGTGTCTCTGCGCGGTGGCTATCAGCAGCAGGACGGCTGTCTGCTGTTCAGCTTCACCGGCCAGCTGGATGCCTATTCCGAGAAGCAGTTTCTCGCCTTCATCACCGATCACCTCACCAGCACACCTCAGCCGCTGGTGGTTGATCTCAGCAAGATCGATTTCATCGACTCCTCCGGCCTCGGAGCTTTGGTGCATATGGCCAAGCTCTGCAACGACCAGGCCATGCAATTTGTGGTTGTGGGGAATGCCCGCGTTGTTCAGACGGTGAAACTGGTGAGGCTTGAGCAGTTTCTCCATCTCCAGCCCGACCTCGATACAGCCCTCGGAGCCATCGCCGCCTGA
- a CDS encoding ribonuclease III domain-containing protein, which yields MHAELGPLQLAWLGDAVWELHQRLRHCRSPGRSADLHRAVVAAVRADAQAAALAVLQRDGLLTQEELELVRKGRNRAGRGPRKGEAGIYGRATGFETMVGWLFLQDPSRLAQLLAHLENADPITPLPAD from the coding sequence ATGCACGCTGAGCTAGGTCCCCTGCAGTTGGCCTGGCTTGGCGACGCTGTGTGGGAGCTCCATCAGCGCCTACGCCACTGCCGCAGCCCTGGCCGCAGCGCTGATCTGCACCGGGCTGTGGTGGCTGCGGTGCGCGCTGATGCACAGGCGGCGGCCCTGGCTGTGCTGCAACGTGATGGCCTGCTCACGCAGGAGGAGCTAGAGCTGGTACGGAAAGGCCGCAACCGTGCCGGCCGTGGACCCCGCAAAGGCGAGGCCGGCATTTATGGCCGGGCAACGGGGTTTGAGACAATGGTTGGCTGGCTCTTTCTTCAAGACCCCAGCCGCCTTGCCCAGCTGCTGGCACACCTCGAGAACGCCGACCCGATAACCCCTTTGCCCGCTGACTGA
- the carA gene encoding glutamine-hydrolyzing carbamoyl-phosphate synthase small subunit gives MTTAPSSSPALLVLADGLVLRGEAFGATGTAVGEVVFNTGMSGYQEVMTDPSYSGQLVTFTYPELGNTGVNSADQEADAPHVRGVIARELAPVPSNWRSESSLDSWLNRHQVVGIRGIDTRALVRHLREGGAMNGAISTDGTTPQVLLEQVRSAPSMAGLNLAQRVTTDRVYNWDALCSARFDQRLQSIPAEPYRVVAIDFGIKRAILERLAAHGCAVTVLPADTTLDQVLAHNPEGVFLSNGPGDPAAVTSGIELARALLQQSDLPLFGICLGHQILGLAMGGSTYKLGYGHRGLNHPCGSPGVVEITSQNHGFAIDATSLPSDAVEVTHFNLNDRTVAALAHRQKPVFGVQYHPEASPGPHDADHHFGRFAVLMAERR, from the coding sequence ATGACCACAGCTCCTTCCTCCTCCCCCGCTTTGCTGGTGCTGGCCGATGGCCTGGTGCTGCGCGGTGAAGCGTTTGGTGCCACCGGGACAGCGGTTGGCGAGGTGGTGTTCAACACCGGCATGAGCGGTTATCAGGAGGTGATGACCGACCCCAGCTATTCCGGCCAGTTGGTGACCTTCACCTATCCGGAGCTGGGCAACACCGGGGTGAATAGCGCTGATCAGGAGGCTGATGCCCCCCACGTGCGTGGGGTGATCGCCAGGGAACTGGCACCCGTTCCCAGCAACTGGCGCAGTGAATCCAGCCTGGATTCCTGGCTCAACCGCCATCAAGTGGTGGGTATCCGTGGCATCGACACCCGCGCCTTGGTGCGTCACCTCCGCGAAGGCGGTGCGATGAATGGCGCGATCAGCACCGATGGCACCACACCCCAGGTGCTGCTGGAACAGGTTCGCTCTGCTCCTTCGATGGCTGGCCTCAACCTGGCGCAGCGGGTGACGACCGACCGTGTTTACAACTGGGATGCGCTCTGTTCCGCCCGCTTCGATCAGCGCCTGCAGAGCATCCCGGCTGAGCCCTACCGGGTGGTGGCGATTGATTTCGGCATCAAACGGGCAATCCTGGAGCGCCTGGCAGCGCACGGCTGCGCCGTGACGGTGCTGCCGGCGGATACCACGCTCGATCAGGTGCTAGCCCACAACCCCGAGGGTGTGTTCCTCTCCAACGGTCCTGGTGATCCTGCCGCCGTGACCAGCGGCATTGAGCTGGCTCGTGCATTGCTGCAACAGAGCGATCTGCCACTGTTTGGCATCTGCCTCGGTCACCAGATCTTGGGGCTGGCGATGGGCGGGAGCACCTACAAGCTCGGCTACGGCCACCGCGGCCTCAACCATCCCTGCGGCAGTCCCGGTGTGGTGGAGATCACCAGCCAAAACCACGGCTTTGCCATCGACGCCACATCGCTGCCATCCGATGCGGTGGAGGTCACCCACTTCAACCTCAATGACCGCACCGTGGCGGCCCTGGCGCACCGCCAAAAGCCTGTGTTCGGGGTGCAATACCACCCAGAAGCGAGCCCAGGTCCCCACGACGCCGACCACCACTTCGGACGCTTTGCTGTGCTCATGGCCGAACGCCGCTAG
- the gatA gene encoding Asp-tRNA(Asn)/Glu-tRNA(Gln) amidotransferase subunit GatA gives MGIAEWREQLKRGDVSARELTDHHLSRIEAVEPIINAYTEVTAERARADADRIDAARSAGEALPPLAGVPLAIKDNLCTRGVRTSCSSRMLETFVPPYESTVTSRLWGAGAVLLGKTNLDEFAMGSSTETSVFGPSRNPWNTDKVPGGSSGGSAAAVAAGECVGSLGSDTGGSIRQPAAFCGVVGLKPTYGRVSRYGLVAFASSLDQVGPIATNVADAAELLQVIAGEDPRDSTCLKAPVPNYTAALQQPVAGLKVGIVRECFEAEGLDPEVKSSVMAAANQLEALGCELVDLSCPRFNDGIATYYVIAPSEASANLARYDGVKYGYRAQDAASLAEMTASSRAEGFGDEVKRRILIGTYALSAGYVDAYYKKAQQVRTLIRRDFDRAFQSVDVLLTPTSPTTAFGFGAHSEDPLAMYLADLLTIPANMAGMPAISLPCGFDGAGLPIGLQLITGVLQEERLLQVAWHYEQAARVMQQRPTAALVP, from the coding sequence ATGGGTATCGCCGAGTGGCGCGAGCAGCTCAAGCGCGGTGACGTGTCCGCCCGCGAGCTCACCGACCACCACCTCAGCCGCATCGAGGCGGTTGAGCCCATCATCAATGCCTACACGGAGGTCACCGCCGAGCGGGCCCGGGCAGACGCCGATCGTATCGATGCGGCCCGTTCTGCCGGCGAGGCTCTGCCGCCCCTTGCCGGTGTCCCCCTGGCGATCAAGGACAACCTCTGCACCCGGGGTGTTCGCACCAGCTGCTCCAGCCGCATGCTGGAGACCTTTGTTCCCCCCTACGAATCCACCGTGACCTCCCGCCTCTGGGGCGCCGGTGCTGTGCTCTTGGGTAAGACCAATCTCGATGAGTTCGCCATGGGCAGCTCCACCGAGACGTCTGTGTTCGGCCCCAGCCGTAATCCCTGGAATACAGACAAGGTCCCTGGAGGAAGTTCCGGGGGGAGCGCCGCCGCTGTGGCTGCTGGTGAATGCGTGGGATCGCTCGGCTCGGATACCGGCGGTTCCATTCGCCAGCCTGCTGCTTTCTGCGGCGTGGTGGGACTGAAGCCCACCTACGGCCGGGTGAGCCGCTACGGCCTGGTGGCCTTCGCCAGCTCCCTCGATCAAGTGGGCCCGATTGCCACCAATGTGGCTGATGCCGCCGAACTGCTCCAGGTGATTGCAGGTGAAGATCCTCGTGATTCCACCTGCCTCAAGGCCCCTGTCCCCAATTACACAGCTGCGCTGCAGCAGCCGGTGGCAGGTCTGAAGGTGGGGATCGTGCGCGAATGCTTTGAAGCCGAAGGCCTCGACCCTGAGGTCAAGTCCTCGGTGATGGCGGCTGCCAATCAGCTCGAGGCTCTCGGTTGCGAGCTGGTGGATCTGAGTTGCCCGCGCTTTAACGACGGCATCGCCACTTATTACGTGATCGCCCCTTCGGAGGCCTCAGCCAATCTGGCTCGCTACGACGGTGTGAAATACGGCTATCGCGCCCAAGACGCCGCCAGTCTTGCGGAGATGACCGCCAGCAGCCGCGCCGAAGGTTTTGGTGATGAGGTGAAGCGCCGCATCTTGATCGGCACCTATGCACTCTCGGCGGGCTATGTCGACGCCTACTACAAGAAGGCTCAGCAGGTGCGCACCCTGATTCGCCGTGATTTCGATCGCGCCTTCCAATCAGTGGATGTGCTGCTCACCCCCACATCTCCCACCACGGCCTTCGGTTTCGGGGCTCACAGCGAAGATCCGCTGGCGATGTACCTCGCCGACTTGCTCACCATCCCTGCCAACATGGCCGGGATGCCTGCCATCAGCTTGCCCTGCGGTTTCGATGGTGCCGGCTTGCCGATCGGGTTGCAGTTGATCACTGGTGTGCTGCAGGAGGAGCGTCTGCTGCAGGTGGCCTGGCATTACGAGCAGGCAGCTCGGGTGATGCAACAGCGTCCTACTGCTGCTCTGGTGCCCTGA
- a CDS encoding DUF1816 domain-containing protein: MTTLFQPLRSVANGLGLAWWARVESRQPDVTYWFGPYVRRSSLEEALPPFLADLRSEGAAEVNHSLLRTRRGEPLTISAD; the protein is encoded by the coding sequence ATGACCACCCTGTTCCAGCCCCTGCGCAGCGTTGCCAACGGGCTTGGTCTGGCCTGGTGGGCCCGGGTGGAGTCCCGCCAGCCGGATGTCACCTACTGGTTTGGCCCTTACGTCCGTCGCAGCAGCCTGGAGGAGGCCCTCCCTCCTTTCCTGGCAGATCTTCGCAGTGAAGGTGCCGCTGAGGTGAACCACAGCCTGCTGCGCACGCGCCGGGGTGAACCTCTCACCATCAGTGCCGACTGA
- a CDS encoding ABC transporter ATP-binding protein, translating to MAAIRFGLIGRYLRPYRRTVLVGMAALVVVNLLSVTLPLLVRRVIDDLQDGFTFSDVLQQAALIIVLATLMGGMRLWSRMLVFGVGRQVEASLKQQIFDQTLRQEPGWVQSTGSGEVISRATSDVENVRRLLGFAVLSLTNTLLAYTLTLPAMLAIDPLLSLAAVGLYPLMLVTVRLFGGRMMRQQRRQQEALAQLSDLIQEDLSGINAIKIYGQEATERQAFAERNRRYRDDALQLARTRSTLFPLLEGISSVSLLLLLALGSGQLATGRLSIGDLVALILYVERLVFPTALLGFTLNTFQTGQVSLERVEELLRRKPRVTSPAKPQPIAAPLRPGRRAAAVEARNLSVRYPDAERLALEHVSFRLEPGELVAVVGPVGCGKTTLARALGRMVEVPSDALYLNGTDITAVDLEDLRRQVALVPQEGYLFTASLADNLRYGEPSAALEEVEQAAVQARLEGDIRGFPDGYGTLVGERGITLSGGQRQRTALGRALLVQAPLLVLDDALASVDNNTAADILQSVRSQQDRTILMISHQLSAAAACDRILVMDSGRLVQEGHHNELVQQSGTYRRLWEREQAEQQLSQAA from the coding sequence ATGGCAGCCATCCGGTTCGGGTTGATCGGGCGCTACCTGCGGCCCTATCGCCGCACGGTGCTGGTGGGCATGGCCGCTCTGGTCGTGGTGAACCTGCTGAGCGTCACGCTTCCGTTGCTGGTGCGGCGCGTGATCGACGACCTGCAAGACGGATTCACGTTCAGCGACGTGCTGCAGCAGGCCGCGCTGATCATTGTCCTAGCCACGCTGATGGGGGGAATGCGGCTGTGGTCCCGGATGCTGGTGTTCGGTGTGGGCCGTCAAGTCGAGGCCTCCCTCAAGCAGCAGATCTTTGATCAAACGCTGCGCCAGGAACCGGGCTGGGTGCAGAGCACTGGCAGCGGGGAAGTGATCAGCCGCGCCACCAGTGACGTGGAAAACGTGCGACGCCTGCTGGGCTTCGCCGTGCTCAGCCTCACCAACACGCTGCTGGCCTACACGCTCACCCTGCCAGCAATGCTGGCGATCGATCCGCTGCTGAGCCTGGCGGCTGTGGGGCTGTACCCGTTGATGTTGGTCACCGTTCGCCTATTTGGTGGTCGAATGATGCGCCAGCAGCGGCGGCAACAAGAGGCCCTGGCCCAGCTCAGCGACCTGATCCAAGAAGACCTCTCCGGCATCAACGCCATCAAGATTTACGGCCAGGAGGCCACAGAACGTCAGGCCTTCGCCGAACGCAATCGCCGCTACCGCGACGACGCTCTGCAGCTGGCCCGCACCCGCAGCACCCTGTTCCCTCTGCTCGAGGGCATCTCCTCAGTGAGCCTGCTGCTGCTGCTGGCGCTGGGAAGCGGCCAACTGGCAACGGGCAGGCTGAGCATCGGTGATCTGGTGGCCCTGATCCTTTATGTGGAGCGTCTGGTCTTCCCCACAGCTCTGCTGGGGTTCACGCTCAACACATTCCAGACCGGTCAGGTGAGCCTGGAGCGGGTGGAGGAGCTCCTGCGCCGTAAGCCCAGGGTCACCTCACCGGCCAAACCCCAACCCATCGCCGCACCGCTGCGACCTGGCCGCCGTGCCGCAGCGGTGGAAGCACGCAACCTCAGCGTTCGCTACCCCGATGCCGAACGGTTGGCCCTTGAGCATGTGAGCTTCCGGCTTGAGCCCGGTGAACTGGTGGCCGTGGTGGGGCCGGTTGGCTGTGGCAAAACCACCCTGGCGCGCGCCCTTGGCCGCATGGTGGAGGTTCCCAGCGATGCCCTCTATCTCAATGGCACCGACATCACCGCGGTGGATCTTGAGGACCTGCGCCGCCAGGTAGCGCTGGTGCCGCAGGAGGGCTATCTGTTCACGGCCAGCCTGGCGGACAACCTGCGCTACGGCGAACCCAGCGCAGCGCTGGAGGAGGTGGAGCAGGCGGCCGTTCAGGCACGGCTTGAAGGCGACATTCGCGGCTTCCCCGATGGCTATGGCACCCTCGTGGGTGAGCGCGGCATCACGCTCAGCGGCGGCCAGCGCCAACGAACGGCCCTGGGCAGGGCCCTGCTGGTGCAGGCGCCTCTGCTGGTGCTCGACGATGCCCTGGCCAGCGTGGACAACAACACCGCTGCCGACATCCTGCAGTCGGTGCGCAGCCAACAGGACCGCACCATCTTGATGATCAGCCACCAGCTTTCCGCCGCAGCCGCCTGCGACCGGATCCT
- a CDS encoding DUF3288 family protein — MPTSDQPEQQHPLYGSDRELVDALLATQQPQDAQLVDLGRLLMRYAGFPGALDLQDDLEKTLRLWGLSHQELNQRCRAIWSGGYRPGAEAQEQAVGSGFDTADQDSP, encoded by the coding sequence GTGCCCACGAGCGACCAGCCTGAGCAGCAGCATCCTCTTTATGGCTCCGATCGCGAGCTCGTGGATGCGCTGCTGGCCACCCAACAGCCCCAAGACGCGCAGCTGGTGGACCTCGGCCGCCTGTTGATGCGCTACGCCGGCTTTCCCGGTGCTCTTGATCTTCAAGATGACCTGGAGAAAACCTTGCGTCTGTGGGGCCTAAGCCACCAGGAGCTCAATCAGCGCTGCCGCGCTATCTGGTCTGGCGGTTATCGCCCAGGCGCTGAAGCCCAGGAGCAAGCCGTGGGCTCCGGCTTCGATACCGCTGATCAAGACAGCCCCTGA